The following coding sequences are from one Sciurus carolinensis chromosome 11, mSciCar1.2, whole genome shotgun sequence window:
- the Rag1 gene encoding V(D)J recombination-activating protein 1 — protein sequence MAVSLPPTLGLSSAPDEIQHPHIKFSEWKFKLFRVRSFEKTTEETQKDKKDSSEGKPSLEQSPAAMDKSGDQKPVPTQSALKGPPKFSKKSHDGGKARDKAMHQANLRHFCRICGNYFKTDEHNRRYPVHGPVDAKTQVLLRKKEKRVTSWPDLIARVFRIDVKADVDTIHPTEFCHNCWSIMHRKFSSAPCEVYFPRNATMEWHPHAPSCDICHTARRGLKRKRPQPNVQLSKKLKTVLDRARQARRHKRRAQARISSKEVMKRITNCSKIHLSTKLLAVDFPAHFVKSISCQICEHILADPVETSCKHVFCRICILRCLKVMGSYCPSCRYPCFPTDLESPVKSFLSILNSLVVKCPAKECNEEVSLEKYNHHVSSHKESKETFVHINKGGRPRQHLLSLTRRAQKHRLRELKLQVKAFADKEEGGDVKSVCLTLFLLALRARNEHRQADELEAIMQGRGSDLQPAVCLAIRVNTFLSCSQYHKMYRTVKAITGRQIFQPLHALRNAEKILLPGYHPFEWQPPLKNVSSNTDVGIIDGLSGLSSSVDDYPVDTIAKRFRYDAALVSALMDMEEDILEGMRSQDLDDYLNGPFIVVVKESCDGMGDVSEKHGSGPAVPEKAVRFSFTIMKITIAHGSQNVKVFEEAKPNSELCCKPLCLMLADESDHETLTAILSPLIAEREAMKSSELMLEMGGILRTFRFIFRGTGYDEKLVREVEGLEASGSVYICTLCDATRLEASQNLVFHSITRSHAENLERYEVWRSNPYHESVEELRDRVKGVSAKPFIETVPSIDALHCDIGNAAEFYKIFQLEIGEVYKNPNASKEERKRWQATLDKHLRKKMNLKPIMRMNGNFARKLMTKETVEAVCELIPSEERHEALRELMDLYLKMKPVWRSSCPAKECPESLCQYSFNSQRFAELLSTKFKYRYEGKITNYFHKTLAHVPEIIERDGSIGAWASEGNESGNKLFRRFRKMNARQSKCYEMEDVLKHHWLYTSKYLQKFMNAHNALKNSGFTMNSKANVGDPLGIEDSLESQDSMEF from the coding sequence ATGGCTGTCTCCTTGCCACCCACTTTGGGACTCAGTTCTGCACCCGATGAAATTCAACACCCGCATATTAAGTTTTCAGAGTGGAAATTTAAGCTATTCAGGGTGAGATCCTTTGAAAAGACAACGGAAGAAACTCAAAAGGATAAAAAAGATTCTTCTGAGGGAAAACCTTCTCTGGAGCAATCGCCAGCAGCCATGGACAAGTCTGGTGACCAGAAGCCAGTCCCGACTCAATCAGCTCTGAAGGGTCCCCCTAAGTTTTCAAAGAAATCCCATGATGGTGGGAAAGCAAGAGACAAAGCAATGCACCAAGCCAACCTTCGACACTTCTGCCGCATCTGTGGGAATTATTTTAAGACCGATGAGCACAACAGGAGATACCCAGTCCACGGGCCCGTGGATGCTAAAACCCAAGTCCTCTTacgaaagaaggaaaagagagtcaCTTCCTGGCCAGACCTCATTGCCAGGGTTTTCCGAATCGATGTGAAGGCAGATGTTGACACGATCCACCCCACTGAGTTCTGCCATAATTGCTGGAGCATCATGCACAGGAAGTTCAGCAGTGCCCCATGTGAGGTTTACTTCCCAAGGAATGCAACCATGGAGTGGCACCCCCATGCACCATCCTGCGACATCTGCCACACTGCCCGCCGGGGCCTCAAGAGGAAGAGACCTCAGCCCAATGTGCAGCTCAGCAAAAAACTCAAAACTGTGCTTGACCGAGCGAGACAAGCCCGTCGGCACAAGAGAAGAGCTCAGGCAAGGATCAGTAGCAAGGAAGTCATGAAGAGGATCACCAACTGCAGTAAGATACATCTTAGTACCAAGCTCCTGGCGGTGGACTTCCCGGCACACTTTGTGAAATCTATCTCCTGCCAGATTTGTGAGCACATTCTGGCTGACCCTGTGGAGACCAGCTGTAAGCATGTATTTTGCAGGATCTGCATTCTCAGATGCCTCAAAGTCATGGGCAGCTATTGTCCCTCTTGCCGATATCCCTGCTTCCCCACTGACCTAGAGAGTCCAGTGAAGTCCTTTCTGAGCATCTTGAATTCCCTGGTGGTCAAATGTCCAGCAAAAGAGTGCAATGAGGAGGTCAGCTTGGAAAAATATAATCACCATGTCTCAAGCCACAAGGAATCAAAAGAGACCTTCGTGCATATTAATAAAGGAGGCAGACCCCGTCAACATCTTCTGTCACTCACTCGGAGAGCTCAGAAGCACCGGCTGAGGGAGCTGAAACTGCAAGTCAAAGCTTTTGCTGACAAAGAAGAAGGTGGAGATGTGAAGTCTGTGTGCCTGACTTTGTTCCTGCTGGCCCTGAGGGCAAGAAATGAGCACAGACAAGCCGATGAGCTGGAGGCCATCATGCAGGGACGGGGCTCTGATCTGCAGCCTGCTGTTTGCTTGGCCATTCGTGTCAACACCTTCCTCAGCTGCAGTCAGTACCACAAGATGTACAGGACTGTGAAAGCCATCACAGGGAGGCAGATTTTTCAGCCTCTGCACGCCCTTCGCAACGCAGAGAAGATCCTTCTGCCAGGTTACCATCCCTTTGAGTGGCAGCCACCTCTGAAGAATGTGTCTTCCAACACGGATGTTGGCATTATTGATGGGCTGTCTGGACTTTCCTCCTCGGTGGATGATTACCCAGTAGACACCATTGCAAAGAGGTTCCGCTATGATGCAGCTTTGGTGTCTGCCTTGATGGACATGGAAGAAGACATTTTGGAAGGCATGAGATCCCAAGACCTTGATGACTACCTGAATGGTCCCTTCATCGTAGTGGTGAAGGAATCTTGTGATGGAATGGGAGATGTGAGCGAGAAGCATGGGAGTGGGCCGGCAGTTCCAGAAAAGGCAGTTCGTTTTTCATTCACCATCATGAAAATTACCATAGCCCACGGCTCACAGAATGTGAAGGTGTTCGAGGAGGCCAAACCTAACTCTGAGCTGTGTTGCAAGCCATTGTGCCTTATGCTGGCAGATGAGTCTGACCATGAGACGCTGACCGCCATCCTGAGCCCTCTCATTGCCGAGAGGGAAGCCATGAAGAGCAGTGAACTAATGCTGGAGATGGGAGGCATCCTCAGGACCTTCAGGTTCATCTTCAGGGGAACTGGATATGATGAAAAGCTTGTCCGGGAAGTGGAAGGCCTTGAGGCGTCTGGCTCAGTCTACATTTGTACACTTTGTGATGCCACCCGCTTGGAAGCCTCTCAAAATCTTGTCTTCCACTCCATAACCAGAAGCCATGCTGAGAATCTGGAACGCTATGAGGTCTGGCGCTCCAACCCGTACCACGAGTCCGTGGAGGAACTGCGGGATCGAGTGAAAGGGGTCTCTGCCAAACCTTTTATTGAGACAGTGCCTTCCATAGATGCACTCCACTGTGACATTGGCAATGcggctgagttctacaagatcttccaGCTAGAGATAGGAGAGGTATATAAAAATCCCAACGCCTCCAAAGAGGAAAGGAAACGATGGCAGGCCACACTGGACAAGCATCTCCGGAAGAAGATGAACCTAAAACCAATCATGAGGATGAATGGCAACTTTGCCAGGAAGCTCATGACGAAAGAGACCGTTGAGGCAGTGTGCgaattaatcccttctgaggagCGGCATGAAGCTCTCCGGGAGCTAATGGACCTTTACCTGAAGATGAAACCCGTGTGGCGCTCCTCATGCCCTGCTAAAGAGTGCCCAGAGTCCCTCTGCCAGTATAGTTTCAATTCTCAGCGTTTTGCTGAGCTCCTTTCTACCAAGTTCAAGTATAGATATGAGGGCAAGATCACCAACTATTTTCACAAAACCTTGGCACATGTGCCTGAAATTATCGAGAGGGATGGCTCTATCGGGGCATGGGCAAGTGAGGGAAATGAATCTGGCAATAAACTATTTAGGCGTTTCCGGAAAATGAATGCCAGGCAGTCCAAGTGCTATGAAATGGAAGATGTCCTGAAACACCACTGGCTGTATACTTCCAAATATCTCCAGAAGTTTATGAATGCTCATAATGCATTAAAAAACTCTGGGTTTACCATGAACTCAAAGGCAAATGTAGGGGACCCATTAGGCATAGAGGACTCTCTGGAAAGCCAAGATTCAATGGAGTTTTAA